In Mycolicibacterium phocaicum, one DNA window encodes the following:
- the prcB gene encoding proteasome subunit beta: MTPAFGPFSDRLDVTSPHLNLSSFSDFLSRQAPHLLPVPGDAVTSGADLPHGTTIVAIKYPGGVLIAGDRRATQGNMIASRDVQKVHIADDYTATGIAGTAAIAVEFARLYAVELEHYEKLEGVPLTFRGKVNRLAIMVRGNLGAALQGFVALPLLVGYDLDDTDPGNAGRIVSFDAAGGWNIEEEGYQSVGSGSLFAKSSIKKLYSHVTDADSALKVAIESLYDAADDDSATGGPDLTRGIYPTAVLIGAEGAEEVTEERIAALAREVIANRTRARGNA; this comes from the coding sequence ACCTCACCCCACCTGAACCTGTCCTCGTTTTCGGACTTTCTCAGCCGGCAGGCGCCCCACCTGCTGCCGGTGCCAGGGGATGCTGTGACCAGCGGTGCCGACCTGCCCCACGGCACGACCATCGTCGCGATCAAGTACCCCGGCGGCGTGCTGATCGCGGGTGACCGGCGCGCCACCCAAGGCAACATGATCGCCAGCCGTGACGTGCAGAAGGTGCACATCGCCGACGACTACACCGCAACCGGCATCGCCGGCACCGCGGCCATCGCGGTGGAGTTCGCGCGGCTGTATGCCGTCGAACTCGAGCACTACGAGAAGCTCGAAGGCGTGCCGCTGACGTTCCGCGGCAAGGTCAACCGGCTGGCCATCATGGTCCGCGGCAATCTCGGCGCGGCCCTGCAGGGCTTCGTGGCGCTGCCGCTGCTGGTGGGTTACGACCTGGACGACACCGACCCGGGCAACGCCGGTCGCATCGTCTCGTTCGACGCCGCCGGCGGCTGGAACATCGAGGAAGAGGGCTACCAGTCGGTGGGCTCGGGCTCGCTGTTCGCCAAGTCATCGATCAAGAAGCTGTATTCGCATGTGACCGACGCCGATTCGGCGCTCAAGGTCGCCATCGAGTCGCTGTACGACGCCGCCGACGACGATTCGGCCACCGGCGGACCGGATCTGACACGTGGCATCTATCCGACCGCGGTGCTCATCGGTGCCGAAGGCGCCGAAGAGGTCACCGAGGAGCGCATCGCCGCGCTGGCCCGGGAAGTCATCG